The sequence below is a genomic window from Nocardia fluminea.
CCCGCTCGATGAGCGAGCCTTCGGCGTTCTCGTCGAGGCCCGGCAGGTGGGCGATCGCGAAAACCGCTATGGGATACACGATTCCGGTGATCACGGTCAGCACGAGCAAGGCGCGCAGGGCGGCCAGGTGCTGGCGGATCCAGGTTGACATACGCATTTCAGGACATCCCGGGGAGGAGTTGGACGAAGAGATCGATGACCTTGATGCCGAGGAACGGCGCGATGATGCCGCCGAGGCCGTAGATCGTCAGGTTGCGGCTCAACAGCTTCGAGGCGTTGGTCGCCCGGTAGCTGACACCGCGTAGCGCCAGCGGGATGAGCGCCACGATGATGATCGCGTTGAAGATGACCGCGGACAGGATCGCCGACTGCGGGCTGGCCAGGCGCATGATGTTGAGTGCGTCCAGGCCGGGGAACAGTGCCACGAACAGCGCGGGAATGATCGCGAAGTACTTGGCGATGTCGTTGGCGATGGAGAAGGTGGTCAGTGCGCCACGGGTGATCAGCAACTGCTTGCCGATCTCCACGATCTCGATCAACTTGGTCGGGTCCGAGTCCAGATCGACCATGTTGCCTGCCTCTTTGGCGGCCGAGGTGCCGGTGTTCATCGCGACGCCCACGTCGGCTTGGGCCAGCGCGGGAGCGTCGTTGGTGCCGTCGCCGGTCATCGCGACGAGGCGGCCACCGTCCTGCTCCTTCTTGATCAGGGCGAGCTTGTCCTCCGGTGTCGCTTCGGCGAGGAAATCGTCCACGCCCGCTTCGTCGGCGATCGCCTTGGCGGTCAACGGGTTGTCGCCGGTGATCATCACCGTGCGGATGCCCATGCGGCGCATCTCGTCGAAGCGTTCCCGCATGCCTTGTTTGACGACATCCTTGAGGTGGATCACCCCGAGCAACCGCGGGGTTCCCTCCTTGACCTCACCGACCACCAGCGGTGTACCGCCGGACGCGGAGATGCCGTCGACGATCACCGAGGCCTGCTCGGGCACCGCTCCGCCCTGGGCGCGCACCCATTCGATCACGGCGCCGGCCGCCCCCTTGCGCAGTTGGTGTCCGTCGGCGAGGTCGACACCCGACATGCGGGTCTGTGCCGTGAACTCGACCCACGTCGCGCCCGGCAGTTCGCCCGCGCCGCGTTCGCGCTTGTTGAACACCTCCTTGGCGAACACGACGATCGAGCGGCCCTCGGGTGTTTCGTCGGCGAGGCTCGACAATTGCGCCGCGTCGGCCAGTTCGTCGTCGAGAATGCCGGGCACCGGGACGAATTCGGCGGCTTGCCGGTTACCGAGGGTGATGGTGCCGGTCTTGTCGAGCAGCAGGGTGTTCACATCGCCCGCCGCTTCGACCGCGCGACCGGACATGGCCAGCACGTTGCGCTGCACCAGACGGTCCATGCCCGCGATGCCGATGGCCGAGAGCAGCGCGCCGATGGTGGTCGGGATGAGGCAGACCAGCAGCGAGACCATCACGATCCCGGTGATGCCGTGCGCGTCCAGCGCCGAAGTATCCGGCACGCCGGGGTTGTTCGACTTGGCGAAGATCGCCAGGGGCTGCAGGGTCGCCACCGCGAACACGAAGATGATCGTGAGCGCCGCCAGCAGGATGTTGAGCGCGATCTCGTTGGGCGTCTTCTGCCTGCTCGCGCCTTCGACGAGCGCGATCATCTTGTCGATGAAACTGGCGCCCGGCTCCTGGGTGAT
It includes:
- the kdpB gene encoding potassium-transporting ATPase subunit KdpB, producing the protein MTSPTIESPAEPRPEHRAKGVRKGVLDPKLLLTSLPDAVGKLDPRTLWKNPVMLIVEIGAGWSTILAIADPSFFSWAIVVWLWLTVIFANLAEAVAEGRGKAQAESLRKAKTDTVARRLADWTPGGRIVEERVAAPDLRRGDFVVVQAGQVIPGDGDVVEGIASVDESAITGESAPVIRESGGDRSAVTGGTTVLSDRIVVRITQEPGASFIDKMIALVEGASRQKTPNEIALNILLAALTIIFVFAVATLQPLAIFAKSNNPGVPDTSALDAHGITGIVMVSLLVCLIPTTIGALLSAIGIAGMDRLVQRNVLAMSGRAVEAAGDVNTLLLDKTGTITLGNRQAAEFVPVPGILDDELADAAQLSSLADETPEGRSIVVFAKEVFNKRERGAGELPGATWVEFTAQTRMSGVDLADGHQLRKGAAGAVIEWVRAQGGAVPEQASVIVDGISASGGTPLVVGEVKEGTPRLLGVIHLKDVVKQGMRERFDEMRRMGIRTVMITGDNPLTAKAIADEAGVDDFLAEATPEDKLALIKKEQDGGRLVAMTGDGTNDAPALAQADVGVAMNTGTSAAKEAGNMVDLDSDPTKLIEIVEIGKQLLITRGALTTFSIANDIAKYFAIIPALFVALFPGLDALNIMRLASPQSAILSAVIFNAIIIVALIPLALRGVSYRATNASKLLSRNLTIYGLGGIIAPFLGIKVIDLFVQLLPGMS